Proteins encoded by one window of Phycisphaeraceae bacterium:
- a CDS encoding PH domain-containing protein — protein MWIRLYCRVQAPGCDAIAVSGHMLALPACTDIQIRRLRGVDLVSVEEPRWYPSKIDWWLVPILCVPPGAAVAVCVTTVLAGSITSLLVGVAVVALVAGLYVGLVFPMRYGLDETHLIVRHGLCRQRIALAKIVEVRPTRNPLSSPALSLDRLHVRFGQGVFKAVMISPAERDCFLSDLAEQAGLNRVGNGLSRT, from the coding sequence ATGTGGATCCGCCTATACTGCCGCGTTCAAGCCCCCGGGTGCGACGCCATCGCGGTGTCTGGACACATGCTCGCGCTTCCGGCATGCACCGACATACAGATCCGACGATTGCGAGGAGTTGATCTTGTGTCCGTTGAAGAACCGCGGTGGTATCCCTCGAAGATCGATTGGTGGCTCGTCCCGATTCTGTGCGTGCCGCCGGGAGCCGCGGTTGCGGTGTGCGTTACTACTGTGCTGGCGGGCTCCATCACCAGCCTGCTGGTGGGCGTTGCGGTTGTCGCGTTGGTTGCGGGGCTGTATGTTGGGCTTGTCTTTCCCATGCGTTACGGGCTCGACGAGACTCACTTGATTGTCAGACACGGCCTCTGCCGCCAGCGTATTGCGCTGGCCAAGATCGTGGAGGTGCGTCCGACGCGCAATCCCCTGAGTTCACCGGCGCTGTCGCTTGATCGTCTGCACGTCAGGTTCGGGCAGGGCGTCTTCAAGGCGGTGATGATTTCGCCCGCGGAGCGCGATTGTTTTCTGTCCGACCTGGCCGAGCAAGCCGGGCTCAACCGCGTGGGCAATGGTCTGAGCCGGACGTGA
- a CDS encoding VCBS repeat-containing protein, whose amino-acid sequence MLDIVVPNLSATSVSVRRGLGDGTFAPRQDIALGGSPNNPVVADFNGDGRDDLAIPVSMTGNHGVRVFYGQPDGTLGGMVVLPTAESPRVARAGDLNGDGLPDIVVAQAGNTGTVVLSVYLNNPAGGFMPLQTVFNHQSAESLALGDVNGDGVLDMLVTTSGAPFVHLHLGIGNGTFDPYVLTVSLLTQTRHIDLVDLNNDGKLDIVANNDNSFTFMVALGNGDATFQPVTFVEMPTQGAARRRGLADINGDGKIDLVFGHRNTGLVSVWLGVGDGTFAPPSTFSVPGGPSAVALADLDNDGDLDLIVASETSNELRVFLNQCLLRPSITAQPQSLAVKRKTGAQLQVQVAGGTPPVTVQWYFGNAPLSDGGPVSGAHTPTLTIDPADFEHVGQYYAVASGPGGSATSAMAILAVSNSCPGDFNGDGILDIFDIISFLGQFSAGCPEGAPGG is encoded by the coding sequence GTGCTCGACATCGTGGTGCCCAATCTCAGTGCGACCTCCGTCAGCGTGCGGCGCGGGCTTGGCGACGGAACCTTCGCGCCGCGCCAGGACATCGCCCTCGGCGGCTCGCCGAACAACCCGGTCGTCGCCGATTTCAACGGCGATGGACGCGATGATCTGGCCATTCCGGTGTCGATGACGGGGAATCACGGAGTCCGGGTCTTCTACGGCCAGCCCGACGGCACCCTGGGCGGGATGGTCGTCCTGCCCACCGCCGAAAGCCCCCGCGTCGCCCGCGCCGGCGACCTCAACGGCGACGGCCTGCCCGACATCGTCGTCGCGCAGGCCGGCAACACCGGCACGGTCGTCCTCTCTGTCTATCTGAACAATCCCGCGGGCGGATTCATGCCGCTCCAGACCGTGTTCAACCATCAGAGTGCCGAGTCACTGGCCCTGGGTGATGTCAACGGCGACGGGGTGCTCGACATGCTCGTCACCACGAGTGGCGCTCCGTTCGTCCATCTGCACCTTGGCATCGGGAACGGCACGTTCGATCCGTATGTTCTCACCGTTTCACTGCTGACGCAGACACGCCACATCGATCTTGTCGATCTCAACAATGACGGAAAGCTCGATATCGTGGCCAACAACGACAACTCGTTCACCTTTATGGTCGCTCTGGGCAATGGTGACGCAACCTTCCAGCCCGTGACCTTCGTGGAGATGCCCACGCAAGGTGCCGCGCGCCGCAGAGGCCTTGCTGACATCAACGGTGACGGGAAGATCGACCTCGTGTTCGGGCATCGCAACACCGGGCTCGTCTCGGTCTGGCTCGGTGTCGGCGACGGCACGTTCGCGCCGCCGTCCACCTTCAGCGTGCCCGGCGGGCCGTCCGCGGTCGCACTGGCCGATCTTGACAACGACGGCGACCTGGACCTGATCGTCGCCTCGGAAACCAGCAACGAGCTGCGTGTGTTCCTGAACCAGTGCCTGCTGCGTCCGAGCATCACCGCTCAGCCGCAGTCGCTCGCGGTCAAGCGCAAGACCGGTGCGCAGTTGCAGGTGCAGGTCGCGGGCGGGACGCCGCCGGTCACCGTGCAGTGGTACTTCGGCAACGCGCCACTGTCTGATGGCGGCCCAGTCAGCGGCGCACACACCCCAACGCTCACCATCGACCCCGCCGATTTCGAGCACGTCGGCCAGTACTACGCCGTGGCGAGCGGGCCGGGCGGAAGCGCGACCAGCGCCATGGCCATTCTCGCCGTCAGCAACTCCTGTCCCGGAGATTTCAATGGCGATGGCATACTCGACATTTTCGATATCATCTCGTTTCTGGGCCAGTTCTCGGCTGGATGTCCGGAAGGAGCGCCGGGCGGCTGA
- a CDS encoding PTS sugar transporter subunit IIA — protein MNLLDILKPEFIRAPLVAQDKQGVINELVDLLTEHGAVSTPAELKAAVWSREQTRTTGIGHGLAIPHGKCAGLTSLAMAIGKPATPLDFDALDGQPVRLVVLLASPPDRTSDHIQALARISKLMAAEELRSRIYAATTAEEIYDLLRSREG, from the coding sequence ATGAATCTGCTGGACATTCTCAAGCCCGAGTTCATCCGCGCCCCGCTCGTCGCTCAGGACAAGCAGGGCGTCATCAACGAACTGGTCGATCTGCTAACCGAGCACGGTGCCGTTTCGACGCCCGCCGAACTCAAGGCGGCCGTCTGGTCCCGCGAGCAGACGCGCACGACCGGCATCGGTCACGGGCTGGCGATCCCGCACGGCAAGTGCGCCGGACTGACAAGCCTGGCGATGGCGATCGGCAAGCCCGCCACGCCGCTCGACTTTGACGCCCTCGACGGCCAGCCGGTCCGCCTCGTGGTCCTGCTGGCCAGTCCGCCCGATCGCACGAGCGATCACATCCAGGCCCTGGCCCGCATCAGCAAGCTGATGGCGGCTGAAGAACTGCGTTCGCGGATCTATGCCGCCACCACGGCGGAGGAAATCTACGACCTGCTCCGCTCGCGCGAAGGGTGA
- a CDS encoding response regulator codes for MNIELEVSIPPLSIVAVDDDPDFRQYIEATLAGEGHDVRTVADPESFFAACEHSLPDVVLLDIKMGRFSGEEMLAEIRRRWSKLCVIVVTGYPTLDSMRQTFKQDVFDYLAKPFSLDELRRALSQAAAAFGLGQRPQDRLRAELGRQIRLARTERGWTLKDLGEQAELSVSQLSSIERGAHLPSLESLLSIAAALDRHPSAWLKAAGF; via the coding sequence ATGAACATCGAGCTTGAAGTTTCGATCCCGCCGCTGTCGATCGTCGCGGTTGACGATGACCCGGACTTCCGGCAGTACATCGAAGCAACGCTCGCGGGCGAGGGCCACGACGTGCGCACGGTTGCCGATCCCGAGAGCTTCTTTGCCGCCTGCGAGCATTCGCTGCCTGATGTTGTCTTGCTCGACATCAAGATGGGCCGCTTCAGCGGCGAAGAGATGCTCGCCGAGATCCGCCGCAGGTGGAGCAAGCTGTGCGTGATTGTCGTCACGGGCTACCCGACGCTCGACAGCATGCGCCAGACATTCAAGCAGGATGTGTTTGATTACCTGGCCAAGCCGTTCTCGCTCGATGAACTGCGCCGCGCCCTGTCGCAGGCGGCCGCCGCCTTCGGCCTCGGGCAGCGCCCGCAGGATCGCCTGCGTGCCGAGCTCGGGCGACAGATCAGGCTGGCCCGCACCGAGCGCGGCTGGACGCTCAAGGATCTGGGCGAACAGGCCGAACTGAGCGTGAGTCAGTTGTCCTCGATCGAGCGCGGCGCGCACCTGCCGAGTCTCGAGTCGCTGCTCTCGATCGCTGCGGCGCTCGATCGGCATCCTTCGGCGTGGCTTAAGGCAGCGGGATTTTAG
- a CDS encoding GIY-YIG nuclease family protein has translation MRHDNVGTLEAEIRDAFTIVNFGGKPFRDARITEAYLASRLEELRWAVIAFELRQREQEEQRQIRERIREEEKARREYEKAIRQAAKEEEALRKAMAEAEARIAAATSEQRAAFEAQLAELAGRLAEAEEKNQRALSMAQQTRRGHVYIISNVGSFGEDVYKIGLTRRLDPLDRVRELGDASVPFEFDVHAVIFSEDAPALETRLHKHFLLNQINKVNHRKEFFRAPLTDIRREIDVLGVEAKWTMLAEARQYRESLAIEERIAADPAAREAWLNRQLILESESEGDAVELLEEV, from the coding sequence GTGCGACACGACAACGTCGGCACGCTCGAAGCCGAGATCCGCGATGCATTCACGATTGTCAATTTCGGCGGAAAACCATTCCGCGACGCGCGGATCACCGAGGCCTACCTCGCATCACGCCTCGAAGAACTGCGGTGGGCCGTCATCGCATTCGAACTGCGACAGCGCGAGCAGGAGGAGCAGCGGCAGATTCGTGAGCGTATCCGTGAGGAAGAAAAGGCGCGGCGCGAGTATGAGAAGGCGATCAGGCAGGCCGCCAAGGAAGAAGAGGCTCTGCGCAAGGCTATGGCCGAAGCTGAAGCACGCATCGCTGCTGCGACCAGCGAGCAACGGGCCGCCTTCGAGGCGCAACTGGCCGAACTGGCGGGACGGCTTGCCGAGGCCGAAGAGAAGAACCAGCGGGCGTTGTCGATGGCCCAGCAGACCAGGCGCGGGCATGTCTACATCATTTCGAATGTCGGTTCGTTCGGCGAGGATGTCTACAAGATCGGATTGACGCGGCGTCTGGATCCGCTTGATCGGGTGCGTGAACTGGGCGATGCCAGCGTGCCCTTCGAGTTCGATGTTCATGCCGTGATCTTTTCCGAAGATGCCCCTGCACTCGAGACCCGGCTGCACAAGCATTTTCTCTTGAATCAGATCAACAAGGTCAATCATCGCAAGGAGTTCTTCAGGGCGCCTCTGACCGACATTCGTCGCGAGATTGATGTGCTGGGTGTGGAGGCCAAATGGACCATGCTCGCCGAGGCGCGGCAGTACCGCGAATCGCTCGCCATCGAGGAAAGAATCGCCGCCGACCCGGCTGCACGCGAGGCGTGGCTGAACCGTCAGTTGATCCTCGAATCCGAGTCCGAAGGAGATGCAGTCGAACTCCTTGAAGAGGTTTGA
- a CDS encoding restriction endonuclease, giving the protein MALHGHDEASIPAPVTLSSRQSSGATHRSFSALGFPMGLWPRRENRVVPLYFPPMAKRTRQKQPPPPPAPSSPPDPAKVVRRTPAAPAEPPARSRPSSLVDTRVVWCGDCLEQLANLPDKCVDLVYIDPPFNSNRNYEVFWGETKEKRAFEDRHASTQAYIEYMRPRCVQLARVLKDTGSFYYHCDWHASHYVKVMLDQILGENSFRNEIIWRRTTAKSQTFHSFPNNHDSLFFYVGGEQHTFHRQFKPHSQARIDQHYSNIEEGTGRRYSLDNLTAEGIRNGRSGLPFRGIDIGAKGNHWKFTVDKLDAMDKEGRIYWPKKAGGMPRLKRYLDEQEGVLVDTVWEDIPPINSQAKESLGYPTQKPIALLDRIVKSSSNPNDIVLDAFCGCGTALVAAQNLSRQWIGIDISPTACRVMAKRLRDVCGMKESEPLWKARRADAFVVRDLPWTIEKLKKLPPFEFENWAVIALGGIPNKTQVGDMGIDGRIYPVGSRPQDEAKGTKNKHGVTGETMFMDDWFPVQVKQTDKVGRPDIDQFEAVMAREDRTRGFFVAFGYSADAQREAAAFYKKTGRIIKLISVQEILDEEHVGKM; this is encoded by the coding sequence ATGGCTCTGCATGGCCACGACGAGGCGTCGATTCCCGCTCCTGTCACCTTGAGTTCACGCCAGTCCAGCGGCGCGACACATCGCTCTTTCAGTGCGCTCGGGTTTCCGATGGGCCTGTGGCCCCGGCGCGAGAACCGGGTTGTTCCGTTATACTTTCCGCCGATGGCCAAACGCACACGACAGAAGCAACCACCCCCGCCGCCCGCGCCCTCCTCGCCGCCAGATCCCGCGAAGGTAGTCAGACGCACGCCCGCCGCCCCTGCCGAACCACCCGCGCGAAGCCGTCCATCGTCCCTCGTCGACACCCGCGTCGTCTGGTGTGGCGATTGCCTCGAACAACTCGCCAACCTGCCCGACAAATGCGTCGACCTCGTCTACATCGACCCGCCCTTCAACTCCAACCGCAACTACGAGGTCTTCTGGGGCGAGACCAAGGAAAAGCGGGCCTTCGAAGACCGCCACGCCAGCACGCAGGCCTACATCGAGTACATGCGACCGCGCTGCGTGCAACTCGCCCGCGTCCTCAAGGACACCGGCAGCTTTTATTACCACTGCGACTGGCATGCCAGCCACTACGTCAAGGTCATGCTCGACCAGATTCTCGGCGAGAACTCATTTCGGAACGAAATCATTTGGCGTCGGACTACAGCCAAGTCACAGACCTTCCACTCGTTTCCCAATAATCACGACTCGCTCTTCTTTTATGTGGGTGGGGAGCAGCACACGTTCCATCGCCAGTTTAAGCCCCACAGCCAAGCACGCATTGACCAGCACTACAGCAACATCGAAGAAGGCACCGGACGCCGCTACTCCCTTGACAACCTGACAGCGGAAGGCATTCGAAACGGTAGATCAGGCCTTCCGTTCAGAGGCATTGACATCGGCGCTAAGGGGAATCACTGGAAGTTCACAGTCGACAAGCTTGATGCGATGGATAAGGAGGGGCGGATCTATTGGCCAAAGAAGGCTGGCGGAATGCCACGACTGAAGCGTTACCTCGATGAACAAGAAGGCGTCCTTGTCGATACGGTTTGGGAGGACATCCCGCCGATCAACTCGCAGGCGAAGGAGTCCCTTGGCTACCCGACCCAAAAGCCCATCGCCTTGCTCGATAGAATCGTGAAGTCTTCCAGCAACCCCAACGACATCGTCCTCGACGCCTTCTGCGGCTGCGGCACGGCGCTCGTCGCTGCTCAGAACCTCAGCCGCCAGTGGATCGGGATCGACATCTCGCCCACCGCCTGCCGGGTCATGGCCAAGCGGCTCCGCGATGTCTGCGGCATGAAGGAGTCTGAGCCTTTGTGGAAAGCTCGCCGCGCTGATGCTTTCGTTGTCCGCGATCTGCCGTGGACGATCGAGAAGTTAAAGAAACTCCCGCCCTTCGAGTTCGAGAACTGGGCCGTCATCGCGCTGGGCGGCATTCCCAACAAGACGCAGGTCGGCGACATGGGCATCGACGGCCGCATCTACCCCGTCGGCTCGCGGCCGCAGGATGAAGCCAAGGGCACGAAAAACAAACATGGCGTGACCGGCGAGACGATGTTCATGGACGACTGGTTCCCGGTGCAGGTCAAGCAGACCGACAAGGTGGGCCGCCCGGACATCGATCAGTTCGAAGCCGTCATGGCCCGCGAGGACCGCACCCGCGGCTTCTTCGTCGCTTTCGGTTACAGTGCGGACGCCCAGCGCGAAGCCGCCGCGTTCTACAAGAAGACGGGGCGCATCATCAAGTTGATCTCGGTCCAGGAGATTCTGGACGAGGAACATGTGGGGAAGATGTAG
- a CDS encoding AAA family ATPase — protein MQLRRVHIRNFRSVENATVEFTPRFRTLVGKNEAGKSNILEALRHLDESHILTKDDLREVRQDETPYTEAFIRFVFTLDQSDTVAIAERLQSLVHGRKLSDVAMLDGSTDLSLAEIVRRIREGLFQAILLSRTKQATHWKLSDSLAMNCELFALVDGAKAHVLIENAQVSAIPGSLYDISVVPEAARTSFRTATFLDLSKMISKAVTERVSGSLPDVVFWQYSDDMVLPGKVDIAEFAADPQSCEPLRQMFTLAGEEDPAEAIDASRARSNGFRNLLNRVAAQSTKHIREVWPEYQGIELSLAENGSSIEATIRDVHNVYDLSRRSDGFKRFVTFLLMISASVRNEEMDGALLLIDDPDLGLHPSGVRYLRDELMKIAETSYVVCASHSVFMIDREHIERHLLVKKADETTTVSEANGDNIVDEEILYNALGASVFEILRARNLVFEGRRDRVLFQTALSRVPKEFAAAKALKEFGTCYVRGIKDVPRVTPLLDLAGRRYLVVSDGDGPAREGQRSFKGDGAWVRYDELGDGTEWQTAEDFIVSAVLVAASMRVAAEDVPAADAAMLAIPEGPGKLSAIDKWLQLVEKDRGKRKAVLSRIKEEVFQSLKTSHISQEYYGVLVQLVNVAEGTSTNHQPPTS, from the coding sequence ATGCAGCTTCGTCGTGTTCACATCAGAAACTTTCGGTCCGTGGAAAACGCGACAGTGGAGTTCACTCCGCGATTCCGAACCCTTGTCGGAAAGAACGAGGCGGGGAAGTCCAACATTCTTGAGGCGTTGCGCCACTTGGACGAAAGCCATATTCTCACCAAAGACGATCTCCGCGAAGTTCGTCAAGATGAAACACCGTACACCGAAGCATTCATTCGCTTCGTCTTTACGCTAGACCAATCAGACACCGTCGCGATTGCGGAGCGGCTGCAATCTCTAGTACACGGTCGCAAGCTCTCAGACGTCGCCATGCTCGATGGGAGCACGGACCTATCACTCGCCGAGATCGTGAGACGAATTCGAGAGGGGTTGTTTCAGGCGATCCTCCTCTCGCGCACTAAGCAAGCTACGCATTGGAAGCTCTCAGACAGCTTAGCGATGAACTGTGAGCTTTTTGCGCTCGTTGACGGCGCGAAAGCGCATGTCCTTATCGAGAACGCGCAGGTGTCCGCCATTCCGGGAAGTCTGTATGACATCAGTGTTGTTCCGGAAGCGGCACGAACCTCATTCCGCACCGCGACTTTCTTGGACTTGAGTAAGATGATAAGCAAAGCTGTGACTGAGCGCGTATCTGGTTCGTTACCAGATGTCGTTTTCTGGCAGTACTCGGATGATATGGTGTTACCTGGCAAGGTGGACATAGCGGAATTCGCAGCCGATCCGCAGTCGTGTGAGCCCTTGCGACAGATGTTCACCCTTGCGGGTGAAGAAGACCCCGCCGAGGCGATAGATGCCAGCAGGGCTCGAAGCAATGGCTTTCGGAATCTGTTGAATCGCGTTGCGGCTCAGTCTACCAAACACATCCGGGAGGTGTGGCCGGAATACCAGGGAATCGAGCTGTCGCTTGCGGAAAACGGAAGCTCGATTGAGGCGACGATTCGGGATGTCCACAATGTGTACGACCTCTCCCGCCGAAGCGACGGGTTCAAACGATTCGTCACGTTTTTGCTAATGATTTCCGCATCCGTGCGCAATGAAGAGATGGACGGAGCGCTTCTGCTTATCGACGACCCGGATCTGGGCCTGCACCCGTCGGGCGTGCGGTACCTTCGAGACGAGCTCATGAAGATTGCGGAGACGAGCTATGTTGTGTGCGCGAGCCACTCTGTGTTCATGATAGACCGGGAGCACATTGAGCGCCATCTATTGGTGAAGAAAGCGGATGAGACAACGACGGTATCTGAGGCGAATGGGGACAACATTGTTGATGAAGAGATCCTATACAATGCCCTCGGAGCTTCTGTTTTCGAAATTCTTCGGGCGAGGAATCTGGTCTTTGAGGGCCGTCGCGATCGCGTCCTGTTTCAAACCGCTCTCTCCCGCGTACCCAAGGAGTTCGCTGCGGCGAAGGCACTAAAGGAATTTGGAACATGCTATGTCCGTGGAATCAAAGATGTTCCGAGAGTCACCCCACTCTTGGACTTGGCGGGAAGGAGATACCTCGTTGTCTCAGACGGCGACGGCCCCGCCCGAGAAGGGCAACGATCTTTTAAGGGAGATGGCGCCTGGGTTCGATACGACGAGTTGGGTGACGGAACGGAATGGCAGACCGCCGAAGATTTCATCGTGTCTGCCGTCTTGGTTGCGGCGTCTATGCGAGTTGCAGCAGAGGATGTGCCTGCGGCAGATGCCGCGATGCTCGCTATTCCAGAGGGCCCCGGCAAACTATCTGCGATCGATAAGTGGCTCCAACTTGTAGAGAAAGATAGGGGAAAGCGGAAGGCGGTTCTGAGTCGAATCAAGGAAGAGGTATTCCAGTCACTGAAGACATCTCACATTTCCCAAGAGTACTACGGCGTGTTGGTGCAGCTCGTGAATGTGGCCGAGGGCACGTCTACAAATCACCAACCGCCCACTAGTTAA
- the recJ gene encoding single-stranded-DNA-specific exonuclease RecJ codes for MSERVPEAIERGLKFRWKTAPCAAGGPLVERVLARRAIAQPEAFLNPSLSQLSDPSVIPGVDRAAERLLSAARAREPIVIYGDYDVDGITATAIVYRMLRAIEPEARITTYVPHRIDEGYGLSAEAIAALAAEGARVIVSVDCGITAVEPARIAREAGVDLIITDHHNPPADGAPLPGAFAIVHPALAGEASTLRDLCGAGVAYKLAWRLATMASGAARVHDDLRTLLIDLLGLVALGTIADVVPLVGENRVLTHFGLGRIRSTPFIGLRALVAASGLAKESIDTERVGFSLAPRINACGRMGHAREAIELLLTDDLSRAEAIACELASLNDQRRATERAIVDEASQLAEAAGMTGADRRAIVLAHEAWHPGVVGIVCSRLVERFSRPVLLMQRQAERSTGSGRSIDGFNLHAALAACAGHLESFGGHDMAAGLRVRHECYDAFVEAFLDHAGEQLAPSDLVRTLEYDVDATLGEFSLRAVEDLSRLAPFGRGNPPVRLRVRGGRLNAAPRTMGARGAHLTFDLAGGEERGGSEGPGGSGGRVGGVRVVGWNWGDVASQLGPGATIDAILTPKLSTWGGRTKVEAELADLRVI; via the coding sequence GTGAGTGAGCGCGTGCCGGAAGCCATCGAGAGGGGGCTGAAGTTTCGCTGGAAGACCGCGCCGTGCGCCGCTGGCGGCCCGCTGGTCGAGCGTGTGCTCGCGCGGCGCGCGATTGCCCAGCCCGAGGCCTTCCTGAATCCATCGCTGAGCCAGCTTTCGGATCCATCTGTGATTCCCGGCGTCGATCGCGCGGCCGAGCGGCTGCTGTCGGCAGCGCGGGCGCGCGAGCCGATCGTGATCTACGGCGACTACGACGTCGACGGCATCACGGCGACGGCGATTGTCTATCGCATGCTCCGCGCGATCGAGCCCGAGGCGCGCATCACGACCTACGTCCCCCACCGCATCGACGAGGGCTACGGCCTGAGCGCTGAGGCGATTGCAGCGCTCGCGGCCGAGGGCGCGCGCGTGATCGTGAGCGTCGATTGCGGCATCACGGCGGTCGAGCCTGCCCGCATCGCGCGCGAGGCCGGCGTCGATCTGATCATCACCGATCACCACAACCCGCCGGCGGATGGCGCGCCGCTGCCGGGGGCGTTTGCGATTGTGCATCCGGCTCTGGCTGGCGAGGCGAGCACGCTGCGCGATCTGTGCGGCGCGGGCGTGGCGTACAAGCTGGCGTGGCGGCTGGCAACGATGGCCAGCGGGGCCGCGCGGGTGCACGACGACCTGCGCACGCTGCTGATCGATCTGCTCGGGCTGGTCGCGCTGGGCACGATTGCCGATGTCGTGCCGCTGGTGGGCGAGAACCGCGTGCTCACACACTTCGGCCTCGGGCGGATTCGTTCAACGCCGTTCATCGGCCTGCGGGCGCTGGTCGCGGCGTCGGGGCTGGCCAAAGAGTCGATCGACACCGAGCGTGTCGGCTTCAGTCTTGCCCCGCGCATCAACGCCTGCGGGCGCATGGGGCACGCGCGCGAGGCGATCGAACTGCTCTTGACTGATGATCTGTCGCGGGCCGAGGCGATCGCGTGCGAACTTGCGAGCCTCAACGACCAGCGCCGCGCGACCGAGCGCGCGATCGTCGATGAAGCCAGCCAGCTGGCCGAGGCTGCGGGGATGACCGGCGCGGACCGGCGCGCGATCGTGCTGGCGCATGAAGCGTGGCATCCGGGGGTGGTGGGCATCGTGTGCAGCCGCCTGGTCGAGCGGTTCAGCCGTCCGGTGCTGCTCATGCAGCGGCAGGCCGAGCGTTCGACTGGGTCGGGGCGCTCGATCGACGGGTTCAACCTGCACGCGGCTCTGGCGGCGTGCGCGGGGCACCTCGAATCGTTCGGCGGGCACGACATGGCGGCGGGGCTGAGGGTGCGGCATGAATGTTATGATGCGTTTGTCGAGGCTTTTCTCGATCATGCGGGCGAGCAGCTCGCGCCGTCGGATCTGGTGCGCACGCTCGAATATGACGTGGACGCGACGCTGGGCGAGTTCTCACTGCGCGCGGTCGAGGATCTCTCGCGTCTGGCCCCGTTCGGACGCGGCAATCCGCCGGTGCGGCTGCGGGTGCGCGGCGGGCGGCTCAACGCGGCGCCGCGGACGATGGGCGCGCGCGGGGCGCATCTTACATTTGATCTTGCGGGCGGCGAAGAGCGCGGGGGCTCAGAGGGTCCTGGTGGTTCGGGGGGCAGAGTCGGGGGCGTGCGCGTCGTCGGGTGGAACTGGGGCGATGTTGCAAGCCAGCTGGGCCCGGGCGCGACGATCGACGCGATCCTGACGCCCAAACTCTCGACCTGGGGCGGGCGCACGAAGGTGGAGGCGGAACTGGCGGATTTGCGCGTAATCTGA
- a CDS encoding cob(I)yrinic acid a,c-diamide adenosyltransferase — MVKLNKIYTRTGDDGSTGLGDGSRVAKDDARVEAYGAVDEANAAMGLAVVAADAAGQSAIADLLRSIQQDLFDVGADLCVPIDAKQRLRVVQSQIDRLEDAIDQHNEALAPLTSFILPGGSELAARLHHARTESRRAERRVVSLMAVDAERTNPLAAVYLNRLSDLLFVLSRVANDGGKGDVLWIPGANRKS, encoded by the coding sequence ATGGTCAAACTCAACAAGATCTATACCCGCACCGGTGATGACGGCTCGACGGGCCTGGGTGACGGCTCGCGCGTCGCCAAGGACGACGCCCGCGTCGAAGCCTACGGCGCGGTCGACGAAGCCAACGCCGCGATGGGCCTGGCGGTTGTCGCGGCCGATGCAGCCGGGCAGTCGGCGATCGCTGATCTGCTGCGCTCGATCCAGCAGGATCTCTTCGACGTCGGAGCCGATCTATGCGTGCCGATCGACGCCAAGCAAAGGCTGCGGGTGGTTCAGTCGCAGATCGATCGGCTCGAAGACGCGATCGACCAGCACAACGAAGCCCTTGCGCCGCTGACCAGTTTCATCCTCCCCGGCGGCAGCGAACTGGCGGCTCGCCTGCACCACGCCCGCACCGAATCCCGCCGGGCCGAGCGCCGCGTCGTTTCCCTCATGGCGGTTGATGCCGAACGCACCAATCCGCTCGCGGCGGTCTATCTGAACCGCCTCAGCGACCTTCTTTTCGTGCTTTCGCGCGTCGCCAACGACGGCGGGAAGGGCGATGTGCTCTGGATTCCCGGGGCAAATCGCAAGAGTTAG